One Phaseolus vulgaris cultivar G19833 chromosome 11, P. vulgaris v2.0, whole genome shotgun sequence genomic window carries:
- the LOC137825015 gene encoding uncharacterized protein isoform X1, whose amino-acid sequence METGCGRLSRKKSGGNGQVLDGSNIMELVGNDQVFTTFVDNKFHELDTDRDGKLSVKELQPAVADIGAALGLPAHGTNPESDHIYSEVLNEFTHGKQQKVSKTEFKEVLSDILLGMAAGLKRDPIVILRIDGEDLLEFVNGSGYEAEMASIFSQIESPTRSLHAHIIEALGKLTVEQGIPPTSDAWVLSNIVEPALLYQDRSGLDKPVSQETFLEEFKVVALGVANRLKEQPVIVAHSENIFDGSGVKRLLSNKFELDKTLNSALETLPKDRNGKMSKEYLRVALDTVAPSAGLPPLGAIEEMDKVIGEVFKMVNADEAKLVKEEEFKKVLTEILGSIMLQLEGSPISVSSNSVVHEPLDSSSTLLQPSSSETAP is encoded by the exons ATGGAGACAGGTTGTGGGAGGCTGAGCAGGAAGAAAAGTGGTGGAAACGGACAGGTTCTAGACGGTTCCAATATTATGGAGTTGGTTGGAAACGACCAAGTTTTCACCACCTTCGTCGACAATAAGTTCCACGAGTTAGACACAGACAGAGATGGCAAACTCTCTGTGAAAGAGCTCCAACCTGCTGTTGCTGACATAGGTGCTGCTCTCGGCCTCCCTGCTCACGGCACCAATCCTGAATCCGATCACATCTATTCCGAG GTGTTGAATGAATTCACACATGGGAAGCAGCAAAAAGTGAGCAAAACTGAGTTCAAAGAGGTTCTCTCTGATATTCTCTTGGGTATGGCTGCTGGACTGAAGCGTGACCCAATTGTGATACTTCGCATTGATGGGGAAGATCTTCTGGAATTTGTTAATGGTTCAGGTTATGAAGCAGAAATGGCATCCATATTCTCTCAGATTGAATCCCCTACCAGATCACTGCATGCCCATATAATTGAAGCTCTTGGCAAGCTCACTGTGGAACAAGGAATTCCTCCTACATCAGATGCTTGG GTTTTAAGCAACATTGTGGAACCTGCACTGCTATATCAAGACAGGTCTGGTTTGGATAAGCCTGTTTCTCAGGAAACATTTTTGGAGGAATTTAAGGTAGTGGCATTGGGTGTGGCTAATCGTCTTAAGGAACAACCAGTGATAGTTGCTCACAGTGAGAACATCTTTGATGGAAGTGGTGTCAAGAGACTATTATCCAACAAGTTTGAATTGGACAAG ACTTTGAACTCAGCTTTAGAGACTTTGCCTAAAGATCGCAATGGAAAGATGTCAAAAGAGTATCTACGGGTGGCACTGGACACGGTGGCTCCATCTGCTGGTTTACCTCCCCTTGGTGCAATTGAAGAG ATGGATAAGGTTATTGGTGAAGTGTTTAAGATGGTGAATGCAGATGAAGCAAAGCTGGTGAAAGAAGAGGAGTTCAAGAAAGTTTTAACTGAAATACTGGGGAGCATAATGTTGCAGTTAGAGGGAAGTCCCATATCAGTTTCTTCAAATTCTGTAGTGCACGAGCCTCTAGACTCATCTTCTACACTTCTTCAGCCATCCTCTAGTGAAACTGCACCCTAG
- the LOC137825015 gene encoding uncharacterized protein isoform X2 produces the protein METGCGRLSRKKSGGNGQVLDGSNIMELVGNDQVFTTFVDNKFHELDTDRDGKLSVKELQPAVADIGAALGLPAHGTNPESDHIYSEVLNEFTHGKQQKVSKTEFKEVLSDILLGMAAGLKRDPIVILRIDGEDLLEFVNGSGYEAEMASIFSQIESPTRSLHAHIIEALGKLTVEQGIPPTSDAWVLSNIVEPALLYQDRSGLDKPVSQETFLEEFKVVALGVANRLKEQPVIVAHSENIFDGSGVKRLLSNKFELDKTLNSALETLPKDRNGKMSKEYLRVALDTVAPSAGLPPLGAIEEMKQSW, from the exons ATGGAGACAGGTTGTGGGAGGCTGAGCAGGAAGAAAAGTGGTGGAAACGGACAGGTTCTAGACGGTTCCAATATTATGGAGTTGGTTGGAAACGACCAAGTTTTCACCACCTTCGTCGACAATAAGTTCCACGAGTTAGACACAGACAGAGATGGCAAACTCTCTGTGAAAGAGCTCCAACCTGCTGTTGCTGACATAGGTGCTGCTCTCGGCCTCCCTGCTCACGGCACCAATCCTGAATCCGATCACATCTATTCCGAG GTGTTGAATGAATTCACACATGGGAAGCAGCAAAAAGTGAGCAAAACTGAGTTCAAAGAGGTTCTCTCTGATATTCTCTTGGGTATGGCTGCTGGACTGAAGCGTGACCCAATTGTGATACTTCGCATTGATGGGGAAGATCTTCTGGAATTTGTTAATGGTTCAGGTTATGAAGCAGAAATGGCATCCATATTCTCTCAGATTGAATCCCCTACCAGATCACTGCATGCCCATATAATTGAAGCTCTTGGCAAGCTCACTGTGGAACAAGGAATTCCTCCTACATCAGATGCTTGG GTTTTAAGCAACATTGTGGAACCTGCACTGCTATATCAAGACAGGTCTGGTTTGGATAAGCCTGTTTCTCAGGAAACATTTTTGGAGGAATTTAAGGTAGTGGCATTGGGTGTGGCTAATCGTCTTAAGGAACAACCAGTGATAGTTGCTCACAGTGAGAACATCTTTGATGGAAGTGGTGTCAAGAGACTATTATCCAACAAGTTTGAATTGGACAAG ACTTTGAACTCAGCTTTAGAGACTTTGCCTAAAGATCGCAATGGAAAGATGTCAAAAGAGTATCTACGGGTGGCACTGGACACGGTGGCTCCATCTGCTGGTTTACCTCCCCTTGGTGCAATTGAAGAG ATGAAGCAAAGCTGGTGA
- the LOC137825024 gene encoding aquaporin TIP1-2-like, which produces MNDQFSMPVHSADTKPRGLVHNKSKFLAFIGAHEIFTAETWKAAMVELIATGALMFTLTSCSVACLESKEVNPKLLIPFAVFITVYLFLIVMVPVSGGHMNPIFTFVAALKGVVTLSRALLYVLAQCIGSVIGFFVLKSVMEPKLAHTYSLGGCAIGDKLQSSAINPHDALLLEFSCTLLVLFVGVTVAFDKKRCKELGFPMVCFVVAASFALAVFLSITVTGRPGYAGVGLNPARCLGPALLHGGSLWNGHWIFWVGPFLACIIYYSVSIILPKKGLDWVDGEYDILNLTMGFSGTIPNNAVLNDLP; this is translated from the exons ATGAATGACCAGTTTTCAATGCCCGTTCACAGTGCTGACACAAAGCCTAGGGGCTTAGTTCATAACAAGTCCAAATTTCTTGCCTTCATTGGTGCCCatgaaattttcactgcagag ACGTGGAAAGCTGCTATGGTAGAGTTAATTGCAACTGGTGCACTAATGTTCACCCTAACGAGTTGCAGTGTTGCATGTTTGGAATCAAAGGAGGTGAATCCCAAGCTTCTTATTCCCTTTGCAGTGTTCATCACAGTGTACTTGTTTTTGATTGTGATGGTTCCTGTATCCGGGGGTCATATGAATCCTATTTTCACATTCGTTGCGGCTTTAAAGGGTGTTGTCACCCTTTCTCGTGCTCTCCTTTACGTTCTAGCACAATGCATTGGCTCAGTAATTGGTTTCTTTGTGCTCAAGAGTGTGATGGAGCCAAAATTAGCACACACTTATTCTCTGGGAGGTTGTGCAATTGGTGACAAACTACAAAGTTCTGCCATAAATCCACACGATGCTCTGTTGTTGGAATTCTCTTGCACACTTTTGGTACTCTTTGTTGGTGTCACGGTGGCGTTTGATAAGAAAAGGTGCAAGGAATTGGGCTTTCCAATGGTGTGTTTCGTGGTAGCAGCATCCTTTGCACTCGCAGTTTTTCTGTCTATAACTGTAACAGGGAGGCCTGGTTATGCAGGTGTGGGCCTCAACCCGGCAAGATGTTTGGGCCCGGCGTTGCTTCACGGAGGCTCACTATGGAATGGGCATTGGATTTTCTGGGTCGGGCCTTTCTTGGCCTGTATAATCTATTATAGTGTCTCCATTATCTTACCAAAGAAGGGTTTGGATTGGGTGGATGGAGAATATGATATCCTAAACTTGACAATGGGTTTTTCTGGAACTATCCCTAACAATGCTGTTTTAAACGATCTTCCATAA
- the LOC137822152 gene encoding aquaporin TIP1-2-like, with protein MWRAALTELTATASLMFTLTTSIVACLDSEEVDPKLLVPFAVFIIAFLFLLVTVPLSGGHMSPVFTFIGALKGVVTLTRALIYVLAQCIGSIIGFFILKCVIDPKLAYTYSLGGCAIDGQRVSFGIKAQNALLVEFACTFVVLFVGVTLAFDKKRSRELGLPMVCLVVAGAMALAVFVSITVTGQPGYAGVGLNPARCLGPALLHGGSLWHGHWVFWLGPFLACMLYYVVSINLPKEDLVWVEGEHDVLNLALASCFNVYDTSFSKDLPQERSAGFQLQV; from the coding sequence ATGTGGAGGGCAGCCTTAACAGAATTAACAGCAACTGCATCTCTAATGTTCACCTTGACAACTTCCATTGTTGCATGCTTGGACTCAGAGGAGGTGGATCCTAAGCTTCTTGTTCCCTTTGCAGTTTTCATCATAGCCTTTTTGTTCCTACTGGTGACAGTTCCTCTCTCTGGGGGCCACATGAGTCCTGTTTTCACATTCATTGGTGCTTTGAAGGGAGTTGTAACTCTCACCCGTGCTCTCATTTACGTCTTGGCACAATGCATTGGCTCAATAATTGGTTTCTTTATCCTAAAGTGCGTCATAGACCCCAAATTAGCCTACACATATTCCTTGGGAGGGTGTGCCATTGATGGGCAAAGAGTCAGTTTTGGCATTAAGGCACAGAACGCTTTGCTAGTGGAATTCGCATGCACATTTGTGGTACTCTTTGTGGGAGTCACATTGGCATTTGACAAGAAAAGGTCTAGGGAGCTGGGCTTGCCAATGGTGTGTTTGGTGGTGGCAGGAGCCATGGCACTGGCAGTGTTTGTGTCCATAACTGTAACTGGGCAGCCCGGTTATGCTGGTGTGGGCCTCAACCCAGCAAGATGCTTAGGCCCAGCACTGCTTCATGGAGGATCACTTTGGCACGGGCATTGGGTTTTCTGGCTTGGGCCTTTCTTGGCCTGCATGCTGTATTATGTTGTGTCTATCAACCTGCCAAAGGAGGATTTGGTTTGGGTAGAGGGAGAACATGATGTTTTAAACTTGGCTCTAGCTTCATGCTTCAATGTTTATGATACTTCCTTTTCAAAGGATCTGCCACAAGAACGCAGTGCAGGGTTCCAACTCCAAGTATGA
- the LOC137822161 gene encoding uncharacterized protein At4g19900-like, protein MLRNLRSRRRPRHGVYLCVVVSGLLLLVCVSVSLLHLRATVPHLSHDVNFDSLLSDSVNDDFITGDDTIDALDVGEEEQEDAIDAEADDDEPLDRSSGSSGYFFNHAEGVIRRAISKSSFMDDDDEGPFVGPEDVGTTVFGSDDVAVEEKVKSKVLQVKSVEDALLLKAMGRRVSPLREGWGDWFDKKSDFLRKERMLRSGLEGLNPLRNPIIQDPDVAGVTGITKADKIIRNSILHDLKNLPFPSRKITHSSNF, encoded by the coding sequence ATGCTGAGAAATCTCCGATCCCGACGCCGCCCCCGCCACGGCGTGTACCTGTGCGTCGTCGTTTCGGGTCTCCTTCTGTTGGTGTGCGTCTCCGTCTCTCTCCTCCACCTCCGCGCCACCGTCCCTCACCTTTCCCACGATGTCAATTTCGACTCCCTCCTCTCCGACTCCGTCAACGACGACTTCATCACCGGCGACGACACCATCGACGCCCTCGACGTGGGGGAGGAAGAGCAGGAGGACGCCATAGACGCCGAAGCCGACGACGACGAGCCTCTCGATCGGAGCTCCGGCTCGTCTGGGTATTTCTTCAATCACGCGGAGGGCGTGATCCGTCGCGCCATCAGCAAGAGCTCCTTCATGGACGACGACGACGAAGGGCCCTTTGTGGGCCCGGAGGATGTCGGCACGACCGTGTTTGGCTCCGACGACGTGGCGGTGGAGGAGAAGGTGAAGTCGAAGGTGTTGCAGGTGAAGAGCGTTGAGGACGCTCTTTTGTTGAAGGCCATGGGAAGAAGGGTTTCGCCTCTGAGAGAAGGTTGGGGCGATTGGTTCGataaaaaaagtgattttttgaggaaggagaggATGCTGAGATCTGGATTGGAGGGATTGAATCCTCTGCGTAACCCCATTATCCAAGATCCTGATGTTGCTGGTGTCACCGGAATCACCAAAGCTGATAAAATCATCAGAAATTCCATCTTACATGACCTCAAGAACCTTCCCTTCCCTTCTAGGAAAATCACTCACTCTTCCAATTTCTaa
- the LOC137817940 gene encoding uncharacterized protein — protein sequence MRPQRTSIHAVTSWVRRQPPKVKAFLAVVSGMAALVLLRFIVHDHDNLFVAAEAVHSLGISVLIYKLTKEKTCAGLSLKSQELTAIFLAVRLYCSFVMEYDIHTILDFATFITTLWVIYMIRFKLKASYMEEKDNFAIYYVVVPCAVLAVLIHPSTSHHLLNRISWAFCVYLEAVSVLPQLRVMQNTKIVEPFTAHYVFALGVARFLSCAHWVLQVLDSRGHLLVALGYGLWPSMVLISEIVQTFILADFCYYYVKSVFGGQLVLRLPSGVV from the exons ATGAGACCTCAGAGAACGTCGATCCACGCCGTCACGTCATGGGTGAGGCGGCAACCCCCAAAGGTGAAGGCTTTTCTCGCCGTCGTTTCCGGCATGGCGGCTCTCGTCCTCCTCCGCTTCATCGTCCACGATCACGACAATCTCTTTGTTGCTGCCGAGGCGGTCCACTCCCTCGGAATTTCCGTCCTCATCTATAAGCTCACGAAGGAGAAGACTTGTGCTG GGTTGTCGCTCAAATCCCAGGAATTGACAGCTATCTTTTTAGCTGTTAGGCTTTACTGCAGTTTTGTCATGGAATATGATATCCACACCATACTTGATTTCGCTACTTTCATTACAACACTGTGGGTTATATATATGATTCGTTTTAAGCTGAAGGCTAGTTACATGGAGGAGAAGGATAACTTTGCAATATACTATGTG GTGGTACCGTGTGCTGTCTTAGCCGTGCTTATTCATCCATCAACTTCTCATCATTTATTAAACAGGATTTCCTGGGCATTCTGTGTATATCTGGAAGCTGTCTCAGTCCTGCCCCAACTGCGGGTCATGCAGAACACCAAG ATTGTTGAGCCATTCACAGCTCATTACGTATTTGCACTGGGTGTCGCAAGATTCTTAAGCTGTGCACATTGGGTTCTTCAG GTGTTAGATAGCCGTGGGCATTTGTTGGTAGCCTTGGGGTATGGTTTATGGCCATCAATGGTTCTTATCTCTGAAATTGTCCAGACCTTCATCTTGGCAGATTTCTGTTACTATTATGTCAAAAG TGTTTTCGGGGGACAGCTTGTTCTACGTCTTCCCTCTGGAGTGGTGTGA
- the LOC137822371 gene encoding uncharacterized protein, whose product MAYGRSRTSAVLDGFTLNPLPYPVLLILALIFLFFAVSWYFSYEEVVETAEEQFGWVLFATPVVLILIVRWLSSMENSDWFSASLPWGSGRRTHQGPSEGSSPWGVAALILVLLIMAQYQSNFLDSWFV is encoded by the coding sequence ATGGCTTATGGTAGAAGCAGAACCTCTGCTGTTTTGGATGGCTTCACTCTGAATCCTCTGCCTTATCCTGTTCTCTTAATCTTAGCACtcatcttcctcttctttgccgtTTCATGGTACTTTTCCTATGAAGAGGTTGTTGAAACTGCTGAAGAACAATTTGGTTGGGTACTGTTTGCTACCCCGGTGGTGCTAATACTCATAGTTCGTTGGTTATCCTCTATGGAGAACTCAGATTGGTTCTCTGCTTCGTTACCGTGGGGGAGTGGCAGAAGAACCCACCAAGGCCCTTCAGAAGGTAGCTCTCCATGGGGTGTGGCTGCTTTGATCCTTGTATTGCTCATAATGGCTCAATACCAATCCAACTTTCTTGATAGCTGGTTTGTTTGA